One Diceros bicornis minor isolate mBicDic1 chromosome 41, mDicBic1.mat.cur, whole genome shotgun sequence genomic region harbors:
- the NACAD gene encoding NAC-alpha domain-containing protein 1, translating into MPGEAARAELLLPEAGGPGPRTDPSCDAAAATTPRGNQLEHCTLTPGPSALALTFLPSKPGARPPPEGASWDAGPGTPSAWAVPAEGGGPSPRPPEVRPAEGPLLATLEPRIVMGEETRWAPQPPRAALPELRDRESGHTSLNPPPELCSQGDPPVPFPALDPDSYFTPPSTPTETTSALLSGPGPCRDARDTQPEPGDSPPASPSGSYITADGDSWASSPSCSLSLLSPAEGLDVPSGWGFSPLGSVVDEQELPPPGPPGSLSSESSLSADSSSSWGQEGHFFELDFLANDPMIPAALLPFQGSLIFEVEAVEVTPLPPEKEEEEQEEEQEGEQEEEAPAPEGDLAGEGEDDSTFASSLQSLSDLSITEGMDEAFAFRDDTSAASSEPDSASYAGADDERLYSGEPHAQPTTLLQDSPGEPPSWGPEPAPGVSEGEASHATESQEPVAEITGVDPASGQASAAAMAPQSQGLTRLTPQALGEEADSTVGPVPVATATPQPLQEGDSAALGLEPGIAQGEAGFTPSPDSLQDLKEEAGQGPASAASPEPQPGEVDLPTPLLLQDACLSSGQGSAAVASHQALLTDAGCPLGTEPVATSALQEGDKTLGLQPVPEDRNTGHTGGPEPLALDQAHQGGPEPAADDETLWASQEDASPPKPATEAPDPTEPATEAPDRRKPDTETLDAPEPATKGLDSPTSATEALDAPAPATEALDAPAPATEDLDAPEPATEALDAPEPATEDLDAPEPATEGLDALEPDMGALDTPEHAMEGLDTPEHAMEGLDSPEADMEALDSPEPDTEALDNRKTDTEALDPLELASEGPDTSESETEALDTLEPDTEDLDTPEPAKEGPNTPEADREALDTPEPDTEAMDTPKPDTESLDNPEADTEALDTLEPDTENLDTPEPATEGPDIPKPDTEALDTPEADTEALDTPEPATESLDTLDADTEALDTSELDTEAVDTLEPAMEGPDIPEPDTEALDTPKPATKGPDIPEPHTEALDAPQPAMEGPDTPETDTEALDTPEPAKEGPDTPERATEDLDAPKADTEPLDTPQPATESPDTPKPAMEGPDFPEPDTEAMDTLEPAMEGPDIPEPHTKALDHPQPATEGPDTPETDTEALPEPAKEGSNTPKADTEPLDTPQPATESLETPKPAMEGPDSPESDTEELDTPEPATEALDTPEPATEARDTPEPSTEGPETPEPATESPDTPEPDTEALDTRKADTEGPDTPQPAMEALDTLEPATEGPDTLEPATEGPETLEPSTEGLDSSKPDTEALDTPEPATEGPDTPEPATKGPDTPEPAIEGPDSSKPDTEALDTPEPAIEGPDSSKPDTEALDTPEPAMEGPDTPEPATEGPDTPEPAIEGPDSPKPDTEALDTPKPATEGLDTPELATEGPDSPEPDTEALDTRKADTEGPDTPQPATEALDTRKPAMEGPDTPEPSTEGPDTPEPATEGLDSPEPDTEALDTPEPATEGPDTPEPSTEGPDTPEPATEGLDSPEPDTEALDTPEPATEGPDTPEPATESPDTPEPAIEGPDSPKPDTEALDTPKPSIEGPDSPKSDTEALDTPKPAIEGLDTPTPDTEALATPEPHMEALDTQEPATEGPDIPEPDTEALDTPEHDTDTLGPPKPATKGPDTLEPDTEALGPPEPASSEKEIAAEGLVVPEWGACPDAGVHAGGGTEPYLLPKKAQRAENQEGGSLELTPRGAGKAPRSRSPEACPAACPEVSQARSPSPVEKGRATPGPQLPGAVASEAKLASCTESPLRAVPKLGGGCPKEPAPTSPPPSWQLETVLSPGSGEQALAAPGIPGPSTPQPPESRSGGLPRAPQDSILSPEPSAAGVLMEAALPPMAPPGSCPCQGPQEDSLEGEEPRGSPGLPSPQAGAQRAVAAFSGTTNPPGAGQRVTLPPHSPVLSPKAAPKGGTHAKDPASQISPPCQVPPGSGPWSPAGPRGLPASEQQDDQDSLEEDSPRAPGSGQHSDSHGESSAELEEQNFSGPQSAQCPAQAAAGSGSEETVAKAKQSRSEKKARKAMSKLGLRQIQGVTRITIQKSKNILFVIAKPDVFKSPASDTYVVFGEAKIEDLSQQVHRAAAEKFKVPAEPSALVPESAPGPHVRPCEEEERDEEEEEVDEAGLELRDIELVMAQANVSRAKAVRALRDNQSDIVNAIMELTM; encoded by the exons ATGCCCGGGGAGGCTGCCCGCGCCGAGCTGCTGCTGCCTGAGGCGGGCGGGCCCGGGCCCCGCACAG ATCCATCCTGTGATGCGGCTGCAGCCACCACCCCGAGAGGGAACCAGCTGGAGCACTGTACCCTGACCCCCGGGCCCAGCGCCCTGGCCCTCACATTCCTGCCCAGCAAGCCGGGTGCCCGGCCCCCACCAGAGGGAGCCAGCTGGGATGCAGGGCCTGGCACTCCTTCGGCCTGGGCAGTCCCCGCAGAAGGTGgcggccccagccccaggccccccgaggttcGGCCTGCCGAGGGTCCTCTCCTAGCCACCCTGGAGCCCCGGATTGTGATGGGCGAGGAGACACGCTGGGCGCCCCAGCCTCCCAGGGCTGCCCTGCCAGAGCTCAGGGACCGGGAGAGTGGGCACACCAGCCTGAACCCACCCCCGGAGTTGTGTTCTCAGGGTGACCCTCCTGTGCCTTTCCCTGCTCTGGACCCTGATTCCTACTTCACGCCTCCCTCTACCCCCACCGAGACCACCTCTGCCCTGCTCTCCGGCCCCGGGCCCTGCAGGGACGCCCGGGACACCCAGCCTGAGCCAGGGGACTCACCACCTGCCTCGCCCTCAGGCTCCTACATCACAGCGGATGGGGACAGCTGGGCCTCGTCCCCATCCTGCTCCCTGAGCCTGCTGTCCCCAGCTGAAGGGCTGGACGTCCCCTCCGGCTGGGGCTTCTCCCCACTGGGGTCCGTAGTGGACGAGCAGGAGCTGCCCCCTCCCGGGCCCCCAGGCTCCCTGTCCTCAGAGTCCAGCCTCTCGGCAGACAGCAGCtcttcctggggccaggagggccaCTTCTTCGAGCTGGACTTCCTGGCCAATGACCCGATGATCCCTGCCGCCCTCCTGCCCTTCCAGGGCAGCCTAATCTTCGAGGTGGAGGCAGTGGAGGTGACGCCGCTGCCCCccgagaaagaggaggaggaacaggaggaggaacaggagggagagcaggaggaggaggccccCGCCCCCGAAGGGGACCTGGCCGGGGAGGGGGAGGACGACAGCACTTTTGCCTCCTCCCTGCAGTCGCTGTCCGACCTGTCCATCACCGAGGGCATGGACGAGGCCTTCGCCTTCCGGGACGACACCTCGGCAGCCTCCTCTGAGCCCGACTCGGCCTCCTACGCAGGAGCCGATGACGAGAGGCTGTACAGCGGAGAGCCCCACGCCCAGCCCACCACCCTGCTCCAGGACAGCCCTGGTGAGCCCCCGTCCTGGGGCCCGGAGCCCGCTCCTGGGGTCTCAGAGGGAGAGGCCAGCCACGCCACCGAGAGCCAGGAACCGGTGGCTGAAATAACTGGGGTGGACCCCGCCTCAGGCCAGGCGTCCGCTGCAGCCATGGCCCCTCAGTCCCAGGGCCTCACCAGGCTGACCCCTCAGGCCCTGGGGGAAGAGGCAGACTCCACTGTGGGACCAGTGCCTGTTGCCACAGCCACACCTCAGCCCCTGCAGGAGGGAGACAGTGCTGCCTTAGGCCTGGAGCCTGGGATTGCGCAGGGAGAGGCGGGTTTCACGCCAAGCCCAGACTCTCTGCAGGATCTGAAGGAGGAAGCGGGCCAGGGACCTGCCTCTGCGGCCAGTCCTGAACCTCAGCCTGGAGAAGTGGACCTGCCCACACCCCTGCTCCTGCAGGATGCATGCCTCTCCTCAGGCCAGGGGTCTGCCGCTGTGGCCAGCCATCAGGCCCTGCTGACAGATGCAGGCTGCCCCCTAGGGACTGAGCCTGTGGCCACCTCGGCCTTGCAGGAAGGAGACAAGACCTTGGGACTGCAGCCAGTGCCTGAAGATAGGAACACAGGCCACACTGGAGGTCCAGAGCCTCTGGCCTTGGACCAGGCCCATCAGGGTGGCCCAGAGCCAGCTGCAGATGATGAGACACTCTGGGCCTCACAGGAAGATGCGAGCCCCCCCAAGCCTGCCACagaggccccagaccccactgaGCCTGCCACGGAAGCTCCGGACCGCCGCAAGCCTGACACGGAGACCCTGGATGCCCCCGAGCCTGCCACGAAGGGCCTGGACAGCCCCACGTCTGCCACGGAGGCCCTGGACGCCCCCGCGCCTGCCACGGAGGCCCTGGACGCCCCCGCGCCTGCCACGGAGGACCTGGACGCCCCCGAGCCTGCCACGGAGGCCCTGGACGCCCCCGAGCCTGCCACGGAGGACCTGGACGCCCCCGAGCCTGCCACGGAGGGCCTGGACGCCCTCGAGCCAGACATGGGGGCCCTGGACACCCCCGAGCATGCCATGGAGGGCCTAGACACCCCCGAGCATGCCATGGAGGGCCTAGACAGCCCCGAGGCTGACATGGAGGCCCTAGACAGCCCCGAGCCGGACACGGAAGCCCTGGACAACCGCAAGACTGACACGGAAGCCCTGGACCCCCTTGAGCTTGCCTCAGAGGGCCCAGACACCTCCGAGTCTGAGACGGAGGCCCTGGACACCCTTGAGCCTGACACGGAGGACCTGGACACTCCTGAGCCTGCCAAAGAGGGCCCGAACACCCCCGAGGCTGACAGGGAGGCACTGGACACCCCTGAGCCTGACACAGAGGCCATGGACACACCCAAGCCTGACACAGAAAGCCTGGACAACCCCGAGGCTGATACAGAGGCCCTAGACACCCTTGAGCCTGACACAGAGAACCTGGACACCCCTGAGCCTGCCACAGAGGGCCCAGACATCCCCAAGCCTGACACCGAGGCCCTGGACACCCCCGAGGCTGACACTGAGGCCCTGGACACCCCTGAACCTGCCACAGAGAGCCTGGACACTCTTGATGCTGACACAGAGGCCCTGGACACCTCTGAGCTGGACACGGAGGCCGTGGACACCCTTGAGCCTGCCATGGAGGGCCCGGACATCCCCGAGCCTGACACAGAGGCCCTGGACACCCCCAAGCCTGCCACCAAGGGCCCAGACATACCCGAGCCTCACACGGAGGCCTTAGACGCCCCCCAGCCTGCCATGGAGGGCCCAGACACTCCTGAGACTGACACAGAGGCCCTGGACACCCCTGAGCCTGCCAAAGAGGGCCCGGACACCCCCGAGCGTGCCACAGAGGACCTGGATGCCCCCAAGGCTGACACGGAGCCCTTGGACACCCCTCAGCCTGCCACAGAGAGCCCGGATACCCCAAAGCCTGCCATGGAGGGCCCGGACTTCCCTGAGCCTGACACGGAAGCCATGGACACCCTTGAGCCTGCCATGGAGGGCCCAGACATCCCCGAGCCTCACACAAAGGCCCTGGACCACCCCCAGCCTGCCACAGAGGGCCCAGACACCCCTGAGACTGACACAGAGGCCCTGCCTGAGCCTGCCAAAGAGGGCTCGAACACCCCCAAGGCTGACACGGAGCCCTTGGACACCCCTCAGCCTGCCACAGAGAGCCTGGAGACCCCCAAGCCTGCCATGGAGGGCCCGGACTCCCCCGAGTCTGACACGGAGGAGCTGGACACCCCCGAGCCTGCCACGGAGGCCCTGGACACCCCCGAGCCTGCCACGGAGGCCCGGGACACCCCCGAGCCTTCCACAGAGGGCCCGGAGACCCCCGAGCCAGCCACGGAGAGCCCGGACACCCCCGAGCCTGACACGGAGGCCCTAGACACCCGCAAGGCTGACACGGAGGGCCCGGACACCCCTCAGCCTGCCATGGAGGCCCTGGACACCCTCGAGCCTGCCACAGAGGGCCCTGACACCCTCGAGCCTGCCACAGAGGGCCCTGAGACCCTTGAGCCTTCCACGGAGGGCCTGGACTCCTCCAAGCCTGACACAGAGGCACTAGACACCCCCGAGCCTGCCACAGAGGGCCCGGACACCCCCGAGCCTGCCACGAAGGGCCCAGACACCCCTGAGCCTGCCATAGAGGGTCCGGACTCCTCCAAGCCTGACACAGAGGCACTAGACACCCCTGAGCCTGCCATAGAGGGTCCGGACTCCTCCAAGCCTGACACAGAGGCACTAGACACCCCCGAGCCTGCCATGGAGGGCCCGGACACCCCTGAGCCTGCCACAGAGGGCCCGGACACACCTGAGCCTGCCATAGAGGGTCCAGACTCCCCCAAGCCTGACACAGAGGCACTGGACACCCCCAAGCCTGCCACAGAGGGCCTGGACACCCCCGAGCTTGCCACAGAGGGTCCAGACTCCCCCGAGCCTGACACAGAGGCCCTAGACACCCGCAAGGCTGACACAGAGGGCCCGGACACCCCCCAGCCTGCCACAGAGGCCCTGGACACCCGCAAGCCTGCCATGGAGGGCCCTGACACCCCCGAGCCTTCCACGGAGGGCCCGGACACCCCTGAGCCTGCCACGGAGGGCCTGGACTCCCCTGAGCCTGACACAGAGGCACTAGATACCCCTGAGCCTGCCACGGAGGGCCCGGACACCCCCGAGCCTTCCACGGAGGGCCCGGACACCCCTGAGCCTGCCACAGAGGGCCTGGACTCCCCTGAGCCTGACACAGAGGCACTAGACACCCCTGAGCCTGCCACAGAGGGCCCGGACACCCCCGAGCCTGCCACAGAGAGCCCGGACACCCCCGAGCCTGCCATAGAGGGCCCAGACTCCCCCAAGCCTGACACAGAGGCCCTGGACACCCCCAAGCCTTCCATAGAGGGCCCAGACTCCCCCAAGTCTGACACAGAGGCCCTGGACACCCCCAAGCCTGCCATAGAGGGCCTGGACACCCCCACGCCTGACACGGAGGCACTGGCCACCCCCGAGCCTCACATGGAGGCCCTGGACACCCAGGAGCCTGCCACGGAGGGCCCGGACATCCCCGAGCCTGACACAGAGGCGCTGGACACCCCTGAGCATGACACGGATACCCTGGGCCCCCCTAAGCCTGCCACAAAGGGCCCGGACACCCTTGAGCCTGACACAGAGGCCCTGGGTCCCCCCGAGCCTGCCTCCAGTGAGAAGGAAATAGCTGCTGAGGGCCTGGTGGTGCCTGAGTGGGGAGCCTGTCCTGATGCCGGCGTGCATGCTGGTGGTGGAACTGAGCCCTATTTGCTGCCAAAGAAGGCCCAGAGGGCCGAGAACCAGGAGGGTGGAAGCCTTGAGCTAACGCCCCGGGGTGCCGGGAAGGCTCCCAGGAGCAGGAGCCCAGAGGCGTGTCCTGCTGCCTGCCCCGAGGTCAGCCAGGCACGGTCCCCAAGCCCAGTGGAGAAGGGAAGGGCCACCCCGGGGCCCCAACTTCCAGGGGCTGTGGCCTCAGAGGCCAAGCTGGCCTCCTGCACAGAGTCTCCATTGAGGGCTGTGCCCAAGCTGGGGGGGGGCTGCCCCAAAGAGCCTGCCCCCACATCCCCACCGCCCTCTTGGCAGCTGGAGACTGTGCTGAGCCCGGGCAGTGGTGAGCAGGCCCTGGCAGCACCCGGAATCCCTGGCCCCTCCACACCACAGCCCCCAGAAAGCCGTTCCGGAGGCCTGCCCAGGGCACCCCAGGATAGTATCCTGAGCCCTGAGCCCTCTGCTGCTGGTGTCCTCATGGAGGCAGCCCTGCCTCCTATGGCGCCCCCTGGCTCCTGCCCTTGCCAGGGCCCCCAGGAAGACTCGCTGGAGGGCGAGgagccccggggctctccaggcCTCCCATCGCCCCAGGCAGGAGCCCAGCGGGCGGTGGCTGCCTTCTCAGGAACCACGAATCCCCCTGGGGCTGGTCAGCGGGTcaccctcccaccccactcccctgtCCTCAGTCCCAAGGCAGCCCCCAAGGGGGGCACCCATGCCAAAGACCCAGCCTCACAGATCTCACCACCCTGCCAAGTGCCTCCTGGCTCTGGGCCCTGGAGCCCAGCCGGCCCTCGAGGGCTCCCAGCCTCCGAGCAGCAGGATGACCAAGACAGCCTGGAGGAAG ACTCCCCACGGGCACCGGGCTCCGGCCAACATTCAGACAGCCACGGGGAGTCATCAGCAGAGCTGGAGGAGCAGAACTTCTCAGGACCACAGAGCGCACAGTGCCCGGCCCAG GCTGCGGCAGGCAGTGGCAGCGAGGAGACCGTCGCCAAAGCCAAGCAGAGTCGCAGTGAGAAGAAGGCCCGAAAG GCAATGTCCAAGCTGGGCTTGAGGCAGATCCAGGGGGTCACCAGGATCACTATCCAGAAGTCCAAGAACATCCTTTTTGTCATCGCCAAGCCTGACGTCTTCAAGAGCCCGGCCTCAGACACCTACGTGGTCTTCGGAGAAGCCAAG ATCGAGGACCTGTCCCAGCAAGTGCACAGAGCCGCCGCTGAAAAGTTCAAGGTGCCCGCAGAGCCCTCTGCCCTGGTCCCTGAGTCTGCGCCTGGGCCGCATGTGAGGCCATGCGAGGAGGAAGAGCgggacgaggaggaggaggag GTGGACGAGGCGGGGCTGGAGCTGCGGGACATTGAGCTGGTGATGGCCCAGGCCAACGTGTCGAGGGCCAAGGCTGTGCGGGCCCTGAGGGACAACCAGAGCGATATTGTTAACGCCATCATG GAGCTGACAATGTAG
- the TBRG4 gene encoding FAST kinase domain-containing protein 4 isoform X1, with protein MAARLVKRCTCLLREAALLVPAVSPAGRLRLAGVAHKTLTSSATSPSSHFPGSLSELVEREQVFTPYPERQEVDLLIEKATGPEELLELLGGGHCLHQNHAALMLIRLSRLLSEKPGDKASLIQDARFQQLLHLLNSQMERLSRRGQETCTTSRGRIERLSTASNQAMLELKCSNSSPCITTVWHGTLVKLLRSLYALALPAASKELQSVEQEVRWRMRRLKYKHLAYLAESSTTYMQERESQELLAELLVHLERRWAEIEDGRMVVAMMMKVGHLSKSLMNRLEDKCLELVEQFGPDELRKVLVTLAAQNRRSVPLLRAVSYHLVQKPFPLTKGILLDLAYAYGKLGFHQTQVFQRLAADLLPHTPSLTSGEVARCTKSFAFLKWLNLPLFEAFAQHILNRAQSATVPHLCNMLLAFARLNFRPEQEDQFFSLVREKLVSELAGLDPALQVDVVWALCVLQQVQEAELRAVLRPEFHTQFLGGESPKNQSTFQKLLHINATAQLEHPEYTSPLLPASALVPRLSALDRKATPLQKELQETLKGLLGSADRGSFMVATQYGWVLDAEVLLDSDSQFLPLRNFVAPHLAPPSGSQPLPPGAKRLAFLRWEFPNFNSRSKDLLGRFMLARRHILAAGFLVVDVPYYEWLELKSEWQKGAYLKDKIRKAVAEELAK; from the exons ATGGCAGCTCGCCTGGTGAAGCGATGCACATGCCTCCTGCGAGAGGCTGCTCTTCTAGTCCCTGCCGTGTCTCCAGCTGGCCGACTGAGACTTGCCGGCGTAGCCCATAAGACTCTGACTTCCTCAGCTACCTCACCCAGTTCACACTTCCCAGGTTCCTTGTCAGAGCTTGTGGAGAGGGAACAAGTGTTTACTCCCTACCCAGAGCGCCAAGAGGTGGACCTGCTCATCGAGAAGGCTACCGGGCCAGAGGAGCTCCTGGAGCTTCTTGGTGGTGGTCACTGCCTGCACCAGAACCATGCGGCCCTCATGCTCATCCGCCTCTCTCGTCTGCTGTCTGAGAAGCCAGGAGACAAAGCCTCACTCATACAGGATGCTCGCTTTCAGCAACTTCTCCATCTCCTCAATAGTCAG ATGGAGAGACTGAGCCGGAGGGGCCAGGAGACTTGCACCACCAGTAGAGGCAGAATTGAGAGGCTAAGCACAGCCAGCAACCAAGCCATGCTTGAACTCAAGTGTTCCAACTCCAGCCCATGT ATAACCACAGTCTGGCACGGCACCCTCGTGAAGCTGCTCCGGAGCCTCTATGCACTGGCGCTCCCCGCGGCCTCCAAGGAGCTGCAGTCGGTGGAGCAGGAGGTCCGCTGGCGAATGCGCAGACTCAAGTACAAGCACCTGGCCTACCTGGCCGAGTCCAGCACCACCTACATGCAGGAGCGGGAATCCCAGGAGCTGCTGGCTGAGCTGCTGGTGCACCTGGAGCGGCGCTGGGCGGAGATCGAAGACGGCCGCATGGTGGTGGCCATGATGATGAAGGTGGGGCACCTCTCGAAGTCACTGATGAACCGCCTGGAGGACAAG TGCCTGGAGCTGGTGGAGCAGTTTGGCCCCGACGAGCTGCGGAAGGTGCTGGTGACCCTGGCAGCTCAGAACCGGAGGTCGGTGCCCTTGCTGCGAGCTGTCTCTTATCACCTGGTCCAGAAGCCCTTCCCCCTAACGAAAGGCATCCTCCTGGACCTGGCCTATGCCTATG GCAAACTTGGCTTCCACCAGACCCAGGTGTTCCAGCGCCTGGCCGCTGACCTGCTGCCTCACACGCCCAGCCTGACGTCTGGTGAGGTGGCCCGCTGCACCAAGTCCTTCGCCTTCCTCAAGTGGCTCAACCTGCCCCTGTTTGAGGCCTTTGCCCAG CACATCCTGAACAGAGCCCAGAGCGCCACTGTGCCGCACCTGTGCAACATGCTCCTGGCTTTTGCCCGTCTGAACTTCCGTCCAGAACAAGAGGATCAGTTCTTCAGCCTG GTGCGGGAGAAGCTGGTGTCGGAGCTGGCAGGCCTGGACCCAGCCCTGCAGGTGGACGTGGTATGGGCCCTGTGTGtgctgcagcaggtgcaggaggCGGAGCTGCGGGCCGTGCTCCGCCCTGAATTTCACACCCAGTTTCTAG GTGGCGAGTCCCCAAAGAATCAGAGCACCTTCCAGAAGCTGCTCCACATCAATGCCACTGCCCAGCTGGAGCACCCCGAGTACACCAGCCCCCTTTTGCCGGCCTCGGCCTTGGTCCCCAGACTCTCAGCCCTTGACAGGAAGGCGACCCCCTTGCAGAAGGAGCTGCAGGAGACACTGAAGGGACTGCTGGGGAGTGCCGACAGGGGCAGCTTCATGGTGGCCACGCAGTATGGCTGGGTTCTGG ATGCTGAGGTGCTGTTGGACAGCGACAGCCAGTTCCTGCCCCTAAGGAACTTTGTGGCCCCTCATCTTGCCCCGCCCTCTGGCAGCCAGCCACTTCCTCCTGGGGCCAAGAG GCTGGCCTTTCTGCGCTGGGAGTTCCCTAACTTCAACAGCCGAAGCAAAGACTTGCTGGGACGCTTCATGCTGGCCCGGCGCCACATCCTGGCTGCTGGCTTCCTGGTGGTAGAT gTCCCGTACTACGAGTGGCTGGAACTCAAGTCTGAATGGCAGAAAGGTGCCTACCTCAAGGACAAGATTCGAAAAGCGGTGGCAGAGGAGCTGGCCAAGTGA
- the TBRG4 gene encoding FAST kinase domain-containing protein 4 isoform X2, with amino-acid sequence MAARLVKRCTCLLREAALLVPAVSPAGRLRLAGVAHKTLTSSATSPSSHFPGSLSELVEREQVFTPYPERQEVDLLIEKATGPEELLELLGGGHCLHQNHAALMLIRLSRLLSEKPGDKASLIQDARFQQLLHLLNSQITTVWHGTLVKLLRSLYALALPAASKELQSVEQEVRWRMRRLKYKHLAYLAESSTTYMQERESQELLAELLVHLERRWAEIEDGRMVVAMMMKVGHLSKSLMNRLEDKCLELVEQFGPDELRKVLVTLAAQNRRSVPLLRAVSYHLVQKPFPLTKGILLDLAYAYGKLGFHQTQVFQRLAADLLPHTPSLTSGEVARCTKSFAFLKWLNLPLFEAFAQHILNRAQSATVPHLCNMLLAFARLNFRPEQEDQFFSLVREKLVSELAGLDPALQVDVVWALCVLQQVQEAELRAVLRPEFHTQFLGGESPKNQSTFQKLLHINATAQLEHPEYTSPLLPASALVPRLSALDRKATPLQKELQETLKGLLGSADRGSFMVATQYGWVLDAEVLLDSDSQFLPLRNFVAPHLAPPSGSQPLPPGAKRLAFLRWEFPNFNSRSKDLLGRFMLARRHILAAGFLVVDVPYYEWLELKSEWQKGAYLKDKIRKAVAEELAK; translated from the exons ATGGCAGCTCGCCTGGTGAAGCGATGCACATGCCTCCTGCGAGAGGCTGCTCTTCTAGTCCCTGCCGTGTCTCCAGCTGGCCGACTGAGACTTGCCGGCGTAGCCCATAAGACTCTGACTTCCTCAGCTACCTCACCCAGTTCACACTTCCCAGGTTCCTTGTCAGAGCTTGTGGAGAGGGAACAAGTGTTTACTCCCTACCCAGAGCGCCAAGAGGTGGACCTGCTCATCGAGAAGGCTACCGGGCCAGAGGAGCTCCTGGAGCTTCTTGGTGGTGGTCACTGCCTGCACCAGAACCATGCGGCCCTCATGCTCATCCGCCTCTCTCGTCTGCTGTCTGAGAAGCCAGGAGACAAAGCCTCACTCATACAGGATGCTCGCTTTCAGCAACTTCTCCATCTCCTCAATAGTCAG ATAACCACAGTCTGGCACGGCACCCTCGTGAAGCTGCTCCGGAGCCTCTATGCACTGGCGCTCCCCGCGGCCTCCAAGGAGCTGCAGTCGGTGGAGCAGGAGGTCCGCTGGCGAATGCGCAGACTCAAGTACAAGCACCTGGCCTACCTGGCCGAGTCCAGCACCACCTACATGCAGGAGCGGGAATCCCAGGAGCTGCTGGCTGAGCTGCTGGTGCACCTGGAGCGGCGCTGGGCGGAGATCGAAGACGGCCGCATGGTGGTGGCCATGATGATGAAGGTGGGGCACCTCTCGAAGTCACTGATGAACCGCCTGGAGGACAAG TGCCTGGAGCTGGTGGAGCAGTTTGGCCCCGACGAGCTGCGGAAGGTGCTGGTGACCCTGGCAGCTCAGAACCGGAGGTCGGTGCCCTTGCTGCGAGCTGTCTCTTATCACCTGGTCCAGAAGCCCTTCCCCCTAACGAAAGGCATCCTCCTGGACCTGGCCTATGCCTATG GCAAACTTGGCTTCCACCAGACCCAGGTGTTCCAGCGCCTGGCCGCTGACCTGCTGCCTCACACGCCCAGCCTGACGTCTGGTGAGGTGGCCCGCTGCACCAAGTCCTTCGCCTTCCTCAAGTGGCTCAACCTGCCCCTGTTTGAGGCCTTTGCCCAG CACATCCTGAACAGAGCCCAGAGCGCCACTGTGCCGCACCTGTGCAACATGCTCCTGGCTTTTGCCCGTCTGAACTTCCGTCCAGAACAAGAGGATCAGTTCTTCAGCCTG GTGCGGGAGAAGCTGGTGTCGGAGCTGGCAGGCCTGGACCCAGCCCTGCAGGTGGACGTGGTATGGGCCCTGTGTGtgctgcagcaggtgcaggaggCGGAGCTGCGGGCCGTGCTCCGCCCTGAATTTCACACCCAGTTTCTAG GTGGCGAGTCCCCAAAGAATCAGAGCACCTTCCAGAAGCTGCTCCACATCAATGCCACTGCCCAGCTGGAGCACCCCGAGTACACCAGCCCCCTTTTGCCGGCCTCGGCCTTGGTCCCCAGACTCTCAGCCCTTGACAGGAAGGCGACCCCCTTGCAGAAGGAGCTGCAGGAGACACTGAAGGGACTGCTGGGGAGTGCCGACAGGGGCAGCTTCATGGTGGCCACGCAGTATGGCTGGGTTCTGG ATGCTGAGGTGCTGTTGGACAGCGACAGCCAGTTCCTGCCCCTAAGGAACTTTGTGGCCCCTCATCTTGCCCCGCCCTCTGGCAGCCAGCCACTTCCTCCTGGGGCCAAGAG GCTGGCCTTTCTGCGCTGGGAGTTCCCTAACTTCAACAGCCGAAGCAAAGACTTGCTGGGACGCTTCATGCTGGCCCGGCGCCACATCCTGGCTGCTGGCTTCCTGGTGGTAGAT gTCCCGTACTACGAGTGGCTGGAACTCAAGTCTGAATGGCAGAAAGGTGCCTACCTCAAGGACAAGATTCGAAAAGCGGTGGCAGAGGAGCTGGCCAAGTGA